A single genomic interval of Halomonas sp. GT harbors:
- a CDS encoding flagella synthesis protein FlgN, producing MGLSRLLSDQLQRLDELVLLLSDEQAQLTKGSIDGDTLSAIALKKQALLVELERIEQLRRNVQTKLGYTEGALGAKQAANDADCLITWENLLEKSERVSRMNALTGQMLSLRMKHNQEMLDYIRQIAEKTLYKPNGRNNAQPGRFNASA from the coding sequence ATCAACTGCAACGCCTTGATGAATTAGTACTGCTGCTCTCAGATGAACAAGCACAGCTTACTAAAGGCAGCATTGACGGCGACACTCTCTCTGCTATAGCCCTGAAAAAACAGGCGCTGCTAGTTGAGCTAGAACGCATTGAGCAATTGCGCCGAAACGTGCAGACAAAGCTTGGCTATACAGAGGGTGCGCTTGGCGCCAAACAAGCAGCTAACGATGCAGACTGTTTGATTACCTGGGAAAACTTGCTCGAAAAAAGCGAACGTGTATCACGCATGAATGCATTAACCGGGCAAATGCTATCGCTTAGAATGAAGCATAATCAGGAAATGCTGGATTACATTCGCCAAATTGCTGAAAAAACGCTCTACAAGCCAAATGGGCGCAATAATGCCCAACCAGGTCGCTTTAACGCATCTGCCTAG